The Medicago truncatula cultivar Jemalong A17 chromosome 4, MtrunA17r5.0-ANR, whole genome shotgun sequence genome includes a region encoding these proteins:
- the LOC11441643 gene encoding beta-glucuronosyltransferase GlcAT14B produces the protein METNKQQHKKKKWFLPLIFSLLLTTFLILLSIFISSDSSSLLYLTHSRTSKNTPHFVESKLRISSTSPPNSVPRIAYLISGSVGDGESLKRTLKALYHPRNQYAVHLDLEASPKERLDLANFVRNEPLFAELGNVRMIVKANLVTYRGPTMVTNTLHAAALLFKEAGDWDWFINLSASDYPLLTQDDLLHTLSSIPRHLNFIEHTSDIGWKEDQRAKPVIIDPALYSVNKSDVFWVTEKRSVPTAYKLFTGSAWMMLSRQFVEYMLWGWDNLPRIVLMYYANFLSSPEGYFHTVICNAEEFRNTTVNHDLHFISWDNPPKQHPHFLTAEHYWSMVESNAPFGRKFGRNEPLLDKIDTELLGRNADGYVPGMWFSHANPNITKPYSFVKNITELRPGPGAKRLKNLINGLLSAEDFRKNQCS, from the exons ATGGAAaccaacaaacaacaacacaagaagaaaaaatggtTCCTACCACTCATCTTCTCTCTACTCCTCACCACCTTCCTCATCCTCCTCTCCATCTTCATCTCCTCAGATTCCTCATCTTTACTATACCTCACCCACTCAAGAACAAGCAAAAACACACCTCATTTCGTTGAATCAAAGCTCAGAATATCTTCAACATCACCCCCAAACTCAGTTCCAAGGATCGCTTACTTGATCTCAGGTTCAGTTGGTGATGGAGAGAGTTTAAAGAGAACCCTTAAAGCCCTTTATCATCCAAGGAATCAATATGCTGTTCATCTGGATTTAGAAGCTTCTCCTAAAGAAAGATTGGACCTTGCTAACTTTGTTAGAAATGAACCACTTTTTGCTGAATTGGGTAATGTTAGGATGATTGTTAAGGCTAATTTGGTTACTTATAGAGGTCCTACTATGGTTACTAATACTCTTCATGCTGCTGCACTTTTGTTTAAAGAAGCTGGGGATTGGGATTGGTTTATTAATCTTAGTGCTTCTGATTATCCCTTGCTTACACAAGATG ATCTATTACATACACTGTCATCTATTCCGAGACACCTTAACTTCATTGAGCACACAAGTGATATTGGCTGGAAGGA AGATCAGAGAGCCAAGCCTGTTATAATTGATCCGGCTCTTTACAGCGTCAATAAATCTGATGTGTTTTGGGTGACGGAGAAAAGAAGTGTTCCCACTGCATATAAGCTGTTTACAG GTTCTGCATGGATGATGCTCTCTCGCCAATTTGTCGAATATATGTTATGGGGATGGGATAACTTGCCTAGAATAGTGTTAATGTATTATGCCAACTTTCTATCTTCCCCTGAAGGATATTTCCACACAGTCATCTGCAATGCTGAGGAATTTCGTAACACTACGGTGAACCATGACCTCCACTTCATATCATGGGACAACCCTCCGAAACAACATCCACACTTCCTTACAGCTGAACACTACTGGAGTATGGTGGAAAGCAACGCTCCTTTTGGTCGAAAATTTGGCAGGAACGAACCTCTCTTGGATAAAATTGATACCGAGCTATTGGGACGAAATGCCGATGGTTATGTGCCTGGTATGTGGTTCAGTCATGCAAATCCAAACATCACCAAACCatattcttttgtaaaaaatatcacTGAACTTAGACCTGGCCCTGGTGCAAAAAGGCTTAAAAACCTCATCAATGGTTTATTATCAGCCGAAGATTTTCGTAAAAATCAGTGTTCTTGA